A region of Nostoc sp. 'Peltigera membranacea cyanobiont' N6 DNA encodes the following proteins:
- the fabF gene encoding beta-ketoacyl-ACP synthase II: MTDHTRKRVVVTGVGAITPIGNTATEYWDGLLSGRNGIDYITFFDASRHDCRIAGEVKNFDPHDYLERKDAKRMDRFAQFGVSAAKQALSNAQLVINELNAEQVGVMIGSGVGGIKVLEDQQTIYLNRGPDRCSPFMIPMMIANMAAGLTAIHTGAKGPNSCPVTACAAGSNAVGDAFRLIQGGYAQAMICGGTESAVTPLSMAGFAACKALSFRNDDPAHACRPFDRDRDGFVLGEGSGILILEELQHALSRGAHIYAEMIGYGMTCDAYHITSPVPGGLGAARAIELALKDGGIAPEQISYINAHGTSTPANDSTETSAIKKALGEHAYKVAISSTKSMTGHLLGGSGGIEAVATVLAIANDQIPPTINLENPDPECDLDYVPNSSRAQKVEVAISNSFGFGGHNVTLAFKKYV; the protein is encoded by the coding sequence ATGACAGATCATACACGTAAACGCGTTGTTGTAACTGGTGTTGGCGCGATTACACCTATAGGTAACACAGCAACAGAATATTGGGATGGATTATTGAGTGGACGCAATGGCATTGACTACATCACATTTTTTGATGCGTCTCGCCATGATTGCCGGATTGCTGGTGAGGTAAAAAACTTCGATCCACATGATTATTTAGAGCGCAAAGACGCGAAGCGCATGGATCGATTTGCCCAATTTGGGGTTTCAGCAGCAAAACAGGCTCTATCTAACGCGCAGTTAGTTATTAATGAACTGAATGCAGAACAGGTAGGTGTCATGATCGGTTCTGGCGTTGGCGGCATTAAGGTATTAGAAGACCAGCAAACTATCTACCTCAACCGCGGGCCCGATCGCTGTAGTCCATTCATGATACCGATGATGATCGCCAATATGGCAGCAGGATTAACGGCAATTCACACGGGTGCTAAAGGGCCAAATTCCTGCCCAGTAACTGCCTGCGCTGCTGGCTCCAACGCTGTTGGCGATGCTTTTCGCTTAATTCAAGGGGGATATGCCCAAGCGATGATTTGCGGCGGAACCGAGTCAGCCGTGACACCATTATCAATGGCTGGGTTTGCCGCTTGCAAAGCCCTCTCTTTTCGCAATGACGATCCGGCTCATGCTTGCCGTCCCTTTGACCGCGATCGCGATGGATTTGTCTTGGGTGAAGGTTCAGGAATTTTAATTTTAGAAGAACTGCAACACGCCCTGAGTCGCGGCGCTCACATTTATGCCGAAATGATCGGCTATGGTATGACCTGTGACGCATACCATATTACTTCCCCCGTCCCTGGTGGACTTGGAGCCGCTAGAGCGATCGAATTAGCGCTCAAAGATGGCGGTATCGCTCCCGAACAGATTAGCTACATTAATGCTCACGGTACTAGTACCCCAGCTAATGATTCAACTGAAACCTCAGCCATCAAAAAAGCCTTGGGAGAACATGCTTATAAGGTGGCAATTAGCTCAACCAAATCGATGACAGGTCATTTATTAGGCGGTTCTGGAGGTATTGAAGCAGTAGCAACAGTACTGGCGATCGCTAATGACCAAATTCCTCCGACAATCAATCTGGAAAATCCCGATCCTGAATGTGACTTAGATTACGTGCCTAACTCCAGCCGCGCTCAAAAAGTCGAGGTGGCAATATCCAATTCTTTTGGGTTTGGCGGTCATAATGTCACACTGGCCTTTAAGAAATACGTCTAA
- the acpP gene encoding acyl carrier protein, giving the protein MSQTELFDKVKKIVAEQLSVDDPAKITPQSKFMDDLGADSLDTVELVMALEEEFDIEIPDEAAEQIISVQDAVDYINNKVTASA; this is encoded by the coding sequence ATGAGCCAAACGGAACTTTTTGATAAGGTCAAGAAAATTGTCGCCGAACAACTGAGTGTTGACGACCCTGCCAAAATCACACCCCAATCAAAGTTTATGGACGATCTAGGAGCAGATTCCTTGGATACCGTTGAACTGGTGATGGCTTTGGAAGAAGAATTTGATATCGAAATTCCTGACGAAGCTGCCGAGCAGATTATATCGGTTCAAGACGCAGTAGATTACATCAATAACAAAGTTACCGCATCAGCTTAA
- a CDS encoding CoB--CoM heterodisulfide reductase iron-sulfur subunit B family protein produces the protein MLSQTLKLKYAYFPGCVAQGACRELYQSTQALTKALGIELVELKKAACCGSGTFKEDSQLLEDTVNARNIALAEELNLPLLTHCSTCQGVIGHVNEHLKECQTTDPTYIEQVNGLLHKEGCSPYRGSTDVKHLLYALVTDYGLEEITKRVTRKLSGLKCAAFYGCYLLRAQKSMPYDDPFQPEAMENMFRAVGATPIYYRGRTQCCGWPLASYATTQSFKMAGMHIQDALTSGADCIVTPCPLCHLNLDSRQPEVEKVIEQKLGLPVLHLPQLIALALGVSPKELGLERHVVSTKPVLEKLGF, from the coding sequence ATGCTATCTCAGACACTCAAACTCAAATACGCTTACTTCCCTGGTTGTGTTGCCCAAGGGGCCTGTCGGGAACTTTATCAGTCAACTCAAGCTCTTACCAAAGCACTGGGTATTGAATTGGTTGAACTTAAAAAAGCTGCTTGCTGCGGTTCCGGCACATTTAAAGAAGATTCTCAACTGCTGGAAGATACAGTCAACGCTAGAAATATTGCTTTAGCTGAAGAATTAAATTTACCTTTACTTACTCATTGCAGTACTTGTCAGGGTGTTATTGGTCATGTCAACGAACACCTGAAAGAATGCCAAACAACTGATCCTACTTACATTGAACAGGTTAATGGTTTGCTGCATAAAGAAGGCTGTTCGCCTTATCGCGGCAGTACTGATGTTAAACATCTCCTCTACGCTTTGGTGACAGATTACGGTTTAGAGGAAATTACCAAACGTGTCACCCGAAAGTTAAGTGGATTAAAATGTGCGGCTTTTTATGGCTGCTATCTCCTCCGCGCCCAAAAGTCCATGCCTTATGACGATCCGTTCCAACCAGAGGCGATGGAAAATATGTTTCGGGCGGTGGGTGCAACACCAATTTATTACCGAGGTCGGACACAATGTTGTGGTTGGCCTCTAGCTAGCTATGCGACTACCCAATCTTTCAAAATGGCGGGGATGCATATTCAGGATGCTTTAACATCTGGTGCTGACTGTATAGTTACACCTTGTCCGCTGTGCCACTTAAATTTAGACTCGCGTCAGCCAGAGGTGGAAAAGGTTATTGAGCAAAAGTTAGGTTTACCAGTGTTGCATTTACCCCAGTTAATTGCTTTAGCACTTGGGGTTAGTCCAAAAGAACTGGGTTTAGAACGCCATGTTGTTTCCACTAAGCCAGTGCTGGAGAAATTAGGATTTTAG
- a CDS encoding efflux RND transporter periplasmic adaptor subunit: protein MTLNSPQQITLKPFKEGLIKGKLTKWLMGLLILSSLTGGGYLVYRQTVISSTQEARSKMQTIPVERETLPITISANGTVEAKQSTNVSPKSSGQLKKLLVDEGDSVKAGQILAYMDDSNLQGQLIQAQGSLAAAQANLQKAIAGNRPQDIAASQAQLEQAQATLEKAEAGNRSQDIAQADARLKSAQASLTKAEDDLSRNQELYNAGAISLQTLNQKRADRDSAKASVNETQQALALQKAGSRKEDIEQLKAAVKEKQEALALLKAGNRQEDIDAARAQVVQQQGSLKTIQTQIQDTVIRAPFSGIVTSKYSDPGDFVTPTTSGSSVSGSTSSSILSLASTYQVVANIAETDISKIKVGQSVSITADAYPDKTFKGKVAQVAAQATVATNVTSVKVKVDFTDPETLLLPSMNVDAKFDAGELNNVLVVPTVAIARQSNGTGVQVLTENGSTRFVPIKTGATVNNKTVVQSGLQGNEKILVSAPADSKKNSNTNRGVSPGGMGGPPPGGP, encoded by the coding sequence ATGACACTTAATTCTCCCCAACAAATTACACTCAAACCTTTTAAAGAAGGTTTGATAAAAGGCAAACTGACGAAATGGCTGATGGGGTTATTGATACTCAGTTCACTTACAGGTGGTGGATACCTCGTTTACCGTCAGACGGTGATTTCTTCCACTCAAGAAGCCAGAAGCAAAATGCAGACGATTCCAGTCGAGCGAGAAACGTTACCGATTACAATCTCAGCCAATGGTACTGTTGAAGCCAAACAATCGACCAACGTCAGCCCCAAAAGTTCTGGACAGCTAAAGAAATTGCTAGTAGATGAAGGTGACTCTGTGAAAGCAGGGCAAATCCTGGCATATATGGATGACTCAAATCTGCAAGGGCAATTAATTCAAGCTCAGGGTTCTCTGGCTGCTGCTCAAGCAAATTTGCAAAAGGCGATCGCTGGTAATCGTCCTCAAGATATTGCTGCTTCACAGGCACAATTAGAACAAGCCCAAGCGACTTTAGAAAAAGCAGAAGCAGGTAATCGCTCTCAAGATATTGCTCAAGCTGACGCACGTTTAAAAAGCGCCCAAGCAAGTTTAACAAAAGCCGAAGATGATTTAAGCCGCAATCAGGAACTATACAACGCTGGTGCTATTTCCCTTCAGACTTTAAACCAAAAACGTGCCGACCGCGATAGCGCCAAAGCTTCCGTAAATGAAACCCAGCAAGCGCTAGCATTGCAAAAAGCTGGATCGCGCAAAGAAGATATCGAGCAACTAAAGGCAGCAGTTAAGGAAAAACAGGAAGCTTTAGCACTACTCAAAGCAGGAAACCGTCAGGAAGATATTGATGCCGCACGCGCTCAAGTAGTTCAGCAACAGGGCAGTCTAAAAACGATTCAAACACAAATTCAAGACACAGTAATTCGTGCCCCATTTAGTGGGATTGTGACTTCCAAGTATTCCGATCCAGGTGATTTCGTTACACCAACAACATCTGGGAGTTCGGTTTCGGGATCGACCTCTTCTTCGATTCTGTCGCTGGCATCAACTTATCAGGTGGTGGCCAATATAGCCGAAACCGATATTAGCAAAATTAAGGTAGGGCAGTCGGTAAGCATTACAGCCGATGCGTATCCTGACAAAACCTTTAAGGGAAAAGTTGCCCAGGTTGCGGCTCAGGCAACTGTGGCAACCAATGTTACCAGCGTTAAAGTTAAAGTGGATTTCACCGATCCTGAGACTCTGCTGCTTCCAAGCATGAATGTTGATGCGAAATTCGATGCAGGCGAATTAAACAATGTGCTTGTTGTACCAACGGTGGCGATCGCTCGTCAGAGCAACGGTACGGGAGTGCAGGTGCTTACAGAAAATGGCAGCACTCGATTTGTGCCAATTAAAACTGGAGCTACGGTAAATAACAAAACCGTTGTGCAATCAGGTTTACAAGGAAATGAAAAGATTTTGGTGAGTGCGCCAGCGGATTCTAAGAAAAATAGTAACACTAACAGGGGTGTTTCTCCTGGCGGTATGGGTGGCCCTCCTCCTGGTGGCCCTTAG
- a CDS encoding ABC transporter permease: protein MALETLWSNKLRTALTMLGIIIGIMAVIAVTAIGQGTQKATEQQLQSLGTDILQVQAGASRSGAVQQGAGSATTLTLEDAEAIAQQVLGVDRVSAILQQSAQVVYGENNDSMTIIGTDVNYPDVRNTHPQTGRFFTEEEVKAAKPLAVLGPTARDELLGSGSIAEGAQIRISGQTYDVIGVMETKGAQGPQNPDEQIYIPLTNMSARLVGNNAVKGIAIRGIYAKVKSQDQLDAAQYQTTNLLRVRHGIYPEKGEKDDFRIVNSADIINTLTSTSKLFTVMIVAVATISLIVGGIGIANIMLVSVVERTREIGIRKAIGATSTAILSQFLAEAVVIAVIGGVIGIGLGIAIAFAASNLFKFPFVISLWSILFGFGLTFVIGLLAGVIPARNAASLDPITALRSD, encoded by the coding sequence ATGGCATTAGAGACATTGTGGAGTAATAAACTCCGCACTGCGCTAACAATGCTGGGCATTATCATTGGCATTATGGCAGTAATTGCTGTCACCGCCATTGGTCAAGGTACTCAAAAAGCAACCGAGCAACAACTACAATCACTCGGAACCGACATTTTGCAAGTGCAAGCGGGTGCATCTAGAAGTGGCGCGGTGCAACAGGGCGCTGGGAGTGCCACGACATTAACTTTAGAAGATGCTGAAGCGATCGCGCAACAGGTTTTAGGAGTTGACCGAGTATCGGCGATTCTGCAACAGTCTGCCCAAGTTGTTTATGGCGAAAACAACGACTCGATGACCATTATTGGAACTGATGTTAATTATCCAGATGTACGCAACACTCATCCTCAAACAGGCAGATTTTTCACTGAAGAGGAAGTCAAGGCAGCAAAACCTCTGGCGGTTTTAGGCCCCACCGCCCGCGATGAACTGCTAGGTTCAGGAAGTATTGCAGAAGGCGCACAAATCCGCATCTCTGGACAAACCTATGATGTCATCGGCGTTATGGAGACGAAGGGAGCGCAAGGGCCACAAAACCCGGATGAACAAATTTATATCCCGCTCACTAATATGTCTGCTCGGCTAGTAGGAAATAATGCCGTTAAGGGAATTGCCATTAGAGGAATTTATGCCAAAGTCAAAAGCCAGGATCAACTAGACGCTGCTCAGTATCAAACTACGAATCTCTTGCGGGTAAGACATGGTATTTATCCAGAAAAAGGAGAGAAAGATGATTTTCGGATTGTTAATTCGGCTGATATCATCAACACGCTGACCAGTACATCTAAGCTTTTTACCGTGATGATAGTGGCGGTTGCCACAATTTCTTTAATTGTTGGCGGTATTGGTATTGCCAATATCATGCTTGTGTCAGTGGTGGAACGAACGCGGGAAATTGGGATTCGGAAAGCAATTGGAGCGACTAGCACTGCCATTTTGAGCCAGTTTTTAGCCGAGGCAGTTGTGATTGCGGTAATTGGGGGGGTAATCGGTATTGGATTGGGAATTGCGATCGCCTTTGCCGCCTCAAATCTATTTAAATTTCCCTTCGTGATTTCGCTTTGGTCAATACTATTCGGCTTTGGTTTAACCTTTGTAATTGGGTTGCTGGCTGGTGTAATTCCGGCTCGTAATGCTGCCAGCCTTGATCCAATAACGGCGCTCAGAAGCGATTAA
- a CDS encoding ABC transporter ATP-binding protein has translation MATMIWMEEIQKTYRLGEVEVPILKGIDLSIEEGEYVSIMGMSGSGKSTLMNIIGCLDRPTSGHYVLEGRNLTTLTDDELAYIRNRRIGFVFQQFNLLARSTALENVMLPMVYAGVPKSERRRRAESALTRVGLAERMLNRPNQMSGGQQQRVAIARALVNRPALVLADEPTGALDTQTSQEVMDLLTELNSQGITIVIVTHEPDVADQTNRIIHVKDGLAEGVTKKLQTRLVEGGRRDN, from the coding sequence ATGGCAACGATGATTTGGATGGAAGAAATTCAGAAAACATATCGTCTTGGAGAAGTCGAGGTTCCGATACTCAAGGGTATTGACTTGTCTATTGAGGAAGGCGAATACGTTTCAATTATGGGAATGTCTGGTTCGGGGAAGTCTACGCTGATGAATATCATCGGTTGCCTCGATCGCCCCACATCTGGACATTATGTTTTAGAAGGTAGAAACCTGACTACGCTAACCGATGATGAGTTGGCATATATCCGCAATCGCCGCATCGGCTTTGTGTTTCAGCAGTTCAATTTGCTGGCTCGTTCTACGGCTTTAGAAAACGTGATGCTGCCAATGGTCTATGCAGGTGTTCCCAAATCGGAACGCAGACGACGGGCAGAGTCAGCCTTAACTCGTGTTGGCTTGGCAGAGCGAATGTTAAACCGTCCTAACCAGATGTCTGGCGGACAGCAACAGCGAGTAGCGATCGCCCGCGCCCTAGTTAACCGCCCTGCACTGGTTCTAGCAGATGAACCCACTGGGGCGTTAGACACTCAAACCTCTCAGGAAGTGATGGATTTGTTGACCGAGTTAAACAGTCAAGGCATCACGATTGTCATCGTTACCCATGAACCAGATGTAGCGGATCAAACTAATCGGATTATTCATGTTAAAGATGGTTTAGCTGAAGGGGTAACAAAGAAGCTACAAACCAGACTAGTTGAAGGAGGCAGGAGGGACAATTAA
- a CDS encoding PRC-barrel domain-containing protein: MRKGSDVIDKVVVTSDNGKKIERIIDLIFDQKNNQILGFLVEEKGLFRNAKVIPLEEVQAIGLDAIVVNSKESVVKVHRVPAIKEILHQNLVLKGTRILTTEGLNLGVLVDLFFDEHSGLVEGYEVSGGVFADAYSGRSFVPAPETLTIGYDVAFVPPQTAQMMQEQIGGIRGAVQATEDKLQESAQTANRRLQKASQAAGEQLQSSVDNVNRTLQSASQSAGEQLQAATDATSSKLQDLNRDASALLTNNLVDPAEQKISVIGKHVERDVLTPDGSVLLLQGQEVTIVEAEAADRMGILDELYRATGGSLTANISRNLKAVTESTSNQIQSVTQNSAANLRYSVDGLAAQARLAIQQVRGRRVLQTVRADDGLIIAASGQIVTESILDRAQIYGKEAELLSAAGLALATAVSSSANDTWLETKVQLRDGASVAQKNLNTFWQTLKEQAEKLQGRSTRALKKQRIEQALGRPVTRVILDPQDNVILNVGELITHRAVRQAEESGVLNILVSSVYIKEPEISDRELRAQEHGMAALAHHGNGRSQIEVKSISVN, encoded by the coding sequence ATGCGTAAAGGTAGTGATGTTATCGATAAAGTAGTCGTTACATCTGACAATGGTAAGAAGATTGAGCGGATTATAGACTTAATTTTTGATCAAAAAAATAATCAAATTTTGGGTTTTCTGGTTGAAGAGAAGGGACTATTTCGGAATGCCAAAGTCATTCCCCTAGAAGAAGTGCAAGCGATTGGGTTAGATGCGATCGTTGTTAACTCGAAAGAATCTGTTGTTAAGGTACATCGTGTCCCTGCAATTAAAGAGATTCTGCACCAGAATCTCGTCTTAAAAGGAACCAGAATTCTGACCACTGAGGGACTTAACCTTGGTGTACTAGTTGATTTGTTCTTTGACGAGCATAGCGGGTTGGTGGAAGGATACGAAGTTTCTGGTGGTGTATTTGCCGATGCTTACTCGGGGCGATCGTTCGTTCCCGCTCCCGAAACGCTGACAATTGGTTATGATGTTGCCTTTGTACCTCCACAAACTGCTCAGATGATGCAAGAACAGATCGGTGGTATCCGAGGAGCCGTTCAAGCAACTGAAGACAAGTTGCAAGAATCGGCCCAAACAGCTAACCGTAGATTACAAAAAGCCAGCCAGGCAGCAGGTGAGCAACTGCAAAGCTCGGTAGACAATGTGAACCGCACGCTACAGTCAGCAAGCCAGTCGGCAGGGGAACAACTGCAAGCCGCAACTGATGCTACTAGCAGCAAACTGCAAGACCTCAATCGAGATGCATCTGCTTTACTAACAAATAATCTGGTTGACCCTGCGGAGCAAAAAATATCCGTGATTGGCAAGCATGTTGAGCGGGATGTGCTGACTCCAGATGGTAGTGTACTGTTACTACAGGGGCAGGAAGTCACCATAGTCGAGGCAGAAGCTGCCGATCGCATGGGTATCCTTGATGAACTATACCGGGCTACGGGTGGCAGTCTGACTGCAAATATTAGCCGCAATTTGAAAGCAGTAACAGAATCTACTAGCAATCAAATTCAGAGCGTAACTCAAAACAGTGCTGCTAACCTACGTTATTCGGTTGATGGGCTGGCAGCACAAGCGCGTCTAGCGATTCAGCAAGTAAGAGGGCGCAGAGTCTTACAAACAGTGCGTGCTGACGATGGCTTAATTATTGCGGCATCTGGGCAGATTGTAACTGAATCCATCCTCGATCGTGCCCAGATTTACGGCAAAGAAGCAGAATTACTGAGCGCGGCTGGTCTGGCTCTGGCAACCGCAGTTAGTTCTAGCGCAAATGACACGTGGTTAGAAACCAAAGTTCAACTGCGCGATGGAGCAAGCGTTGCCCAAAAGAACCTCAACACTTTCTGGCAAACTTTGAAAGAGCAGGCAGAAAAGTTACAAGGACGCAGCACACGGGCACTGAAGAAGCAACGAATTGAACAAGCCCTGGGTCGTCCAGTTACCCGCGTCATTCTCGATCCACAAGACAATGTGATTTTGAATGTGGGTGAATTAATTACGCATCGCGCTGTGCGTCAGGCTGAAGAAAGTGGAGTTCTGAATATCTTAGTGAGTTCAGTCTATATTAAGGAGCCAGAAATATCCGATCGAGAACTGCGGGCCCAAGAACATGGAATGGCGGCTCTGGCGCATCACGGTAATGGGCGATCGCAAATTGAAGTCAAATCAATCTCAGTAAACTAA